In Streptomyces sp. NBC_00448, the following are encoded in one genomic region:
- a CDS encoding AIM24 family protein, with product MDQQMIAGYAPKPVAARMENHGSSMLKVAMATGQDLYARTGSMIAYEGFIQYEPNPPAVRQMAASWLTGESAPVMKCTGDGLLYLADYGADVVCVNLDNESVSVNGTNLLAFDAHLQWGVERVKGLAKFAGQGLFNVAVSGTGWVAITSRGTPIVVDCGSGADETYVDPDALVAWSSGLKMKAKRSFKASSLIGRGSGEAFQIAFSGQGFVVVQPSEDSTDRLRARG from the coding sequence ATGGACCAGCAGATGATCGCGGGTTACGCCCCCAAGCCGGTCGCCGCCCGGATGGAGAACCACGGCTCGTCCATGCTCAAGGTCGCCATGGCCACCGGCCAGGACCTCTACGCCCGCACCGGCTCGATGATCGCCTACGAGGGCTTCATCCAGTACGAGCCGAACCCGCCGGCGGTACGGCAGATGGCCGCGTCGTGGCTGACCGGTGAGAGCGCGCCGGTGATGAAGTGCACCGGCGACGGCCTGCTCTACCTGGCCGACTACGGCGCCGACGTGGTCTGCGTCAACCTGGACAACGAGTCGGTGTCGGTCAACGGCACCAACCTGCTGGCCTTCGACGCGCACCTGCAATGGGGCGTCGAGCGGGTCAAGGGCCTGGCGAAGTTCGCCGGCCAGGGCCTGTTCAACGTCGCGGTGTCCGGCACCGGTTGGGTCGCGATCACCTCTCGCGGCACTCCGATCGTGGTGGACTGCGGGTCCGGCGCCGACGAGACGTACGTCGACCCTGACGCCCTGGTGGCCTGGTCGTCGGGGCTGAAGATGAAGGCCAAGCGCAGCTTCAAGGCGTCGTCGCTGATCGGGCGCGGCAGCGGCGAGGCGTTCCAGATCGCGTTCTCCGGCCAGGGCTTCGTGGTCGTCCAGCCCAGCGAGGACAGTACCGACCGGCTCCGGGCCCGGGGCTGA
- a CDS encoding AIM24 family protein produces MQSPLFAFTEVQNQDPYSLQNSYLLRVRLDGDTGPDCLARKGAMVAYQGMIEFDGEYQSHFQRSAARATGEGLDLMRCSGQGTVYLANLAQQIHILDVDHDGLTVDSAYVLALDSGLHWDVIAVDSQYGLAGTGQYNVAIAGQGKVALMTSGKPLMLPVTPNTYVSCDADAVVAWSTSLRVQMQAQTSSSSVFRRRGNTGEGWELNFVGQGYVLVQPSEMMPPQNVELHGLRAQYGVGAQGANQGNVWGGR; encoded by the coding sequence ATGCAGAGCCCGCTTTTCGCCTTCACCGAGGTCCAGAACCAGGACCCCTACAGCCTGCAGAACTCCTATCTGCTGCGGGTCCGGCTGGACGGTGACACCGGCCCGGACTGCCTCGCCCGCAAGGGCGCGATGGTCGCCTACCAGGGCATGATCGAGTTCGACGGGGAGTACCAGTCGCACTTCCAGCGCAGCGCGGCCCGCGCGACCGGCGAGGGCCTGGACCTGATGCGCTGCTCCGGCCAGGGCACGGTGTACCTGGCGAACCTCGCCCAGCAGATCCACATCCTGGATGTCGACCACGACGGTCTCACCGTCGACAGCGCCTACGTGCTGGCGCTCGACTCCGGCCTGCACTGGGACGTCATCGCGGTCGACAGCCAGTACGGCCTGGCCGGCACCGGGCAGTACAACGTCGCCATCGCCGGGCAGGGCAAGGTCGCCCTCATGACATCGGGCAAGCCGCTGATGCTCCCGGTCACCCCGAACACGTACGTGTCCTGCGACGCGGACGCGGTCGTCGCCTGGTCGACCTCACTGCGGGTCCAGATGCAGGCGCAGACCAGCAGTTCGTCGGTGTTCCGGCGGCGCGGCAACACCGGCGAGGGCTGGGAGCTGAACTTCGTCGGCCAGGGCTACGTCCTGGTGCAGCCCAGCGAGATGATGCCGCCGCAGAACGTGGAACTGCACGGCCTGCGGGCGCAGTACGGCGTCGGGGCGCAGGGCGCCAACCAGGGAAACGTGTGGGGCGGTCGCTGA